CCGTGCTAGGCTGGGGATGTGCTCCGGTGAGCTTTTTGAAGACCGATGCCGACCGCGCGGAAAGGGTCGCCCACACCCTCCTCGACGCAGGCGTCAACCTGATCGACACCGCGACGGCCTACCCCGGCAGTCACCAGTTCATCGGCAAGCATCTGGCCGATCGCCGCGATGAGTTCGTGATCGTGTCCAAGGTCGGCACGCCCGGCGGCGACGGTGATGCGTTCGCGCCGGAGAAACTCAAGAAGCAGGTCGACGCGGCGCTGGCCGGGATGAAAACCGACCGGGTCGATGTCATGCTCATCCACTCGTGCGATCTGCACACCCTTGAGATGGACGAGGCCCTGGGTGCGCTCGTCGAGTGCCGAGATGCGGGGAAAATCTTGCACGTCGGTTACTCCGGCGACAACGAAGCGGCGGCGTTCGCGTGTCGGCTGCCGGATATTGCCGTGCTCGAGACCAGCGTCAACATCGCCGACCAAGCCAACATCGACAGCGCGCTCGCCAAGGCCTCGACTCACAACGTCGGCGTCATCGCCAAGCGGCCCGTCGCCAACGCCGCGTGGAAACATGTTGACGATCGCGAGGGGCTGTACAAGAAGTACGCCGCGACCTACGCCGATCGACTCGACAAGATGAACCTCGACCCCGCTGCCCACGGCTTCGAATGGGCCGAGCTCGCGTTGCGGTTCACCCTCGCCCAGCCGATCACGTGCGCGATCACCGGCACGACCAACCCCGACCACGCGGCGGCGAACCTCGACCTCGCCGCCAAAGGGCCGCTCGATGACGACGTCGTGACCGCCATCCGGCGGGCCTTCGCCGATGCCGCCGACAACTGGACGGCCCAGATGTGACGGGTAAAATCTTGCCCGCCCATACCGGCGGCAACAACCCGGAGAGGTGGCCGAGTGGCTTAAGGCAACGCTTTGCTAAAGCGTCGTAGGGGTCAAACCCTACCGGAGGTTCGAATCCTCTCCTCTCCGCTGAGCAAACGCACCCGTGACCGTAAGGTCGCGGGTGTTTGTGTTTGCACGGTGTCGTTACACCTCAACACCCGATCGACATTCAGCATGGTCGCAATGCCCCGCTACACTCGACCCATGCGGGAACTCTTGTCGAAACTGATCGGTGGCGAGCATCTCACGGCCGAAGAGACGCGGTGGGCGTTTGAGCAGATCATGTCCGGGACGGCCGAGCCGATCGCGGTCGGGGCGCTGCTTGCCGGGCTGGCCTGTCGTGGGCCGGCCGCCTCGGAGTTGGTCGGTGCCGCGACGGTCATGCGTGAGAAGGCCCGCAAGATCAATGCGGGCGATTTTGATCCCGTCCTCGACACCTGCGGCACCGGCGGCGACGTGACCGGCACGTTCAACATCTCCACGGCCGCCGCCCTCATCGCCGCCGCCGCCGGAGTCAAGGTTGTCAAGCACGGCAACCGCTCCGCCTCCAGCAAGTCCGGCAGCGCGGACGTGCTCGAATGCCTGGGCGTTTACCTCGACGCGCCGTCACACGTCGAACGGCAGTGCCTGGAAGAGGCCAACATCTGCTTTGCCTTCGCCCGCAACCACCACCCGGCGATGCGCAACGTCGCGGAGATCCGCCAGAAGCTGGGCGTGCCGACCCTTTTCAACCTGCTCGGCCCGCTGACCAACCCCGGCGGTGCGGGCTACCAATTGCTCGGCGTGTTCGCGCCCGACCTGACCGAAATCATGGCCCACGCGCTCAAGGAACTGGGCACCAAGCGGGCGTGGGTCTGCCACGGACACTCCGGACTCGACGAGCTTTCCACCCTCAGTAGGACGCAAATCAGCGAAGTCCGCGACGGGCAAGTCACGACCTGGACGCTCGACCCGGCCGACCTCGGGCTAAAAACCCCTGAACTATCTGACCTGCAGGTCGACGGCCCGGCCGCGTCGGCCAAGGCGATCGAGGCGATTTTCGAGGGCGAAACCGGCCCACGCCGCGACATCGCCCTACTCAACGCGGCGGGCGCGTTGGTCGTGGTCGGCAAGGCGAACGACCTCGCCGACGGCATGACGCAGGCGGCCGCCACGATCGACGACGGCCGGGCCAAGGCGACGCTCCAAGCTCTGATCCGTGCATCCAAGTAACGACATTTGCACCCGAAACTAACTTTGACGCTACACTTGGCACATACGTTGCACATGCGCCGGCCCCATGTTGGTGCTCTCGACAGTGCGCCGTGTCGTGGTAGGGCGAACTGGCTTGGGAAGGACACCGCTCCCCTTTCAACGGACTAGCCCGTGACCAACGCACCAAAACGCATCGACCTGCACTGCCACTCCGACGCGTCGAACAAGACCGGCGAGGCGATGCTTAACATGATCTCCTGCCCCGAGAGCTACTCTCGGCCACAGGACGTCTACGCCCAGGCTCTGCGGCGTGGCATGGACTTCGTCACGCTCACCGACCACGACACGATCGCCGGCGCGCTGCGCATCGCCGACATGCCGGACGTGCTGGTTGGCGAGGAGGTCACCGTCCGTTTCCCCGAGGACGGCTGCAAGATTCACCTGCTCGTCTTCGGCCACACCCAGGCCCAGCACGACGAACTACAGGCGATGCGCGACAACATTTACGATGTCGCGAACTACCTCCTTAAGCACAACCTCGCCCACTCGGTCGCCCACCCGATCTACCGGCAGAACGACATGCTCTTCCGCTGGCATCTCGAGCGGATGCTGCTTTTGTTCAAGGGGTTCGAGTGCCTCAACGGCGCCCACTCGCCGGTACATCGTGAGGCGTTCGAGCCGTTGCTCGACAAGCTGACCGAGTCGGAGATCGAGCGCCTGGCCCACGTGCATGGCATCGACCCGCTCTGGCCCGAGCCACACGTCAAGAGCCGCACCGCCGGCAGCGATGACCACGGTCAGCTCAACATCGGCCGCACGTACACCGAGTTTCCCGCCGACACCGAGACCGTCGAGGACGTCCTCGAGGCGCTCCGCACCGGTCGCACGGCCCCCGGCGGCGAATCGGGCTCGACGCCGAAACTCGCGCACCAGTTCTACGGCGTCGCGATGCGGTACTACGCCGCCGAGCGGAACAAGGAACGCAAAGCGTCACTCGCCAAGGACCTGCTCAACACGCTCACGGGTCACGCCCCGATGCCGAGCAAGACGCGCCTCGCCTGGACGCTGGCCAAGAGCAAGGTCCGCAAGTCGCTTGCCCTGCGGAAGGAGCCGGACCGCGGCACCAAGAAACTCGGCGGCATGTTCTTCCGCGCCGCCCGACGCCACTCCGGGGATCATCCCGAACTTTGGACCGCCCTGCGTGAAGGCCTGCCTCCGTTGGGCGAGCACGAGAAGTTTTTCGAGCTGGTCAACTCGATCAACCGCGACGTCAGCAGCGATCTCGTGGAGGAGCTTTTCGACGCTTTCCGCAACGGCCAGTTCGCCCGGCTGTTCGACGGCTTCGGGGCGGTGCTGGCCCACCAGTTCGTGCTCGCGCCGTACTACTTCGCGCTGTTCCACCAGAACAAGGAACGCAAGCTCCTGCCCGAGATCACCCGGCAGACCAAGCCGATGACCGCCGGGAATCTCAAGGTCGGGCTTTTCACCGACACCCTCGACGAGATCAACGGCGTCGGCCGGTTCATCCGCGACATGGGCGTGCAGGCTGGCCGCATCGGGCGCGATCTCACGATCCACACCTCGGTCGCCAAACCCGTCTTCGACGTGCCCAACCGGCGGAACTTCGAGCCGTTGCTGTCGCGGCCGATGCCGTATTACGCCGAATCGGACCTTTCGCTCAACATTCCACCGCTGCTGGAGATGCTCGAGTTCGTCGATCGTCAGCAGTACGACGTGATCCACATTTCCACCCCCGGCCCGGTCGGCATTGTCGGCTATGCGGCGGCGAAGATGCTGCGTGTGCCGGTGCTGATGACCTACCACACCGACTTCCCCGCATACGTGCAGGAACTCACCGGCGACCATCGCATCGCCGGCAACTGCCGCCGGGCGATGTCGTGGCTCTACGGCCAGGCGGCGGCTGTCTTCAGCCGCTCGGTCGCGTACCAGTACAACCTCCGTGAACTCGGCGTCGCCGAAGAGAAACTCCGCCTCATCACGCCTGGCATCGACACCGAGAAGTTCAGGCCGCAACCGACCGACCTGTGGGACACCCTGCCCCACGCGGACCGGCCGAACAAGCTCTTGTACGTCGGCCGAGTGAGCGTCGAGAAGAATCTGCCGCTGTTGGTCGAAACCTTCAAGCAACTCGCCGCCGTGCGAAACGACGTCCGGCTCGTGGTCGCGGGCGTCGGCCCGTACCTCGAAACGATGAAGGCCGAGTTGGCCGGGCTGCCGGTTCACTTCACCGGCGGGCTCGACGACGAACAACTCCGCCCGCTCTACGCCGGGGCCGACCTGTTCGTCTTCCCGTCCCGCACCGACACGCTCGGCCAAGTCGTCATGGAAGCGCAAGCGTCGGCGCTGCCGGCGATCGTCTCCGAGACCGGCGGCCCACGCGAAACCATCGAGGACAACATCACCGGCCTCGTACGCCCGGCGACCGATCCAACCGTCTGGACCAACGCCATCAACGAATTACTCGATCAGCCAGGGAAACTGGCCGCGATGCGTGTCGCTGCCGAGCAACGTCGGTCGCGTTGGAGCCTCGAACGGACGTTCGAAGGATTTTGGGCCGAGCACCTCGCGGCCGTCGTTCCGCCGCCGACGAGCGATCACCACGCGGTACCGACCCCGGTCCAGCCACCCATGCCGGCCTAACGCCGACGACGGAGTAGCAACCCGCCCAGTGCCATCACCGCAAGCCCGCCCGGCTCCGGCACCGGATCACCCGGCACCAGTTCCAACTGCAACGAAGCGTTGTCGAACCCGGCGTCGATGTACGTACCAAGCACGAGTTCGGTCCGTGCCCAGAACGAGATGTACCGCGTGTTTTCGGGGATGATGACCTCGTCGGTCACGACCTTGTTCACGCCATTCCACGGACCTTCATTGATCTCGGGCTGGTACCCGTGCTTGCCGAGGTCATCGACACGAAGCACTTGGCCGTCTTCGTCGAGATACCGCAACTCGAACTCGACGGTGTCGTAGCCGTAGATCGCCTCGACCGACACGTTGAGCCGATCGGTGGGCACGAGTTCGATCTCGACCGGACCGTTGTTGGGTCCGTCGCCGGGGTCGGGGCCATCGCTTGGCGCGGGCCCGTCGCCGGGTGGGACATAGCCGGGGATGTGATACGGCAAGTTCGCCTGATCGGTCGAAGGGAAGACGACGGTTTCGACGTTCGAGCGGTTTTGCGATGCGTCACCGCCGACGATGATCGTCGGGAAGGTGAGACTATCCAGGTCGATCGCCTGAAGCAGTGTCCCCCACGGCATCGAAATCGGCCCCGCGTTGAACGGCGTCGCGAACTGCGACTCGTCCGTTGGCACCATGCCCGACGCACCGAGCGGCCCGGTGACAACCTCCCATTTGCGGCCGCCGTAAGCGTTGTCCTCTTCCCAACCGGTGTAATCACCGGTCTCGAAGTTGCCGTTGACCAGCAGTTCCTGGAAGAACTCGACCTGCCCGAAGGCGGAGGATGCCGTGATTGCGGTGCCGACAGCGAGAGCGGCGGCGAGGTGGTGCGATCGTGCCATGTGTGTTTCCGTTGATCCGGCGGCGGGGTTCGGAGAAAACATGTCGCGCGAACCAGACCCCGGCAAACGAAAACACCCTGTTTACGAGGCTAAATGCATCGTCAACACACGCGGCCTGCGAGCCAGATCACGCACGATCTGCCGGTCAGTAAAACTGGGAAAGCCCTGCGCCAATGCCAAAGCGTTTTCGCCTTGGTCAAATGCAATTTCCAGCGCGAGCAGTCCGCCGGGTTCGAGAAAGCTATCGGCCTCGGCGAGGATGCGTCGGTGCGGGTCGAGACCGTCAGGCCCACCGTCCAGCGCGAGCATCGGCTCGTGATCGCGCACGTTGCGATCGAGTCCGACCAACTGATCCGTCGCGATGTACGGCGGGTTGGCGACAACGGCATCGAACGTGCAACCCGCCACCGGCGCGAACAAGTCGCCGGCAACCACCTCGACGCGGTCGCCAAGCCCGTGCTTCTCGACGTTCCGACGCGCAAGCGCGACCGCCTCGTCGGCGATGTCGACCGCGACCACACGTGCCGTTGAAATCTGCATCGCGATCGCCAGCGCGACACTTCCTGTCCCCGTGCAAAGGTCCAGCACCGTCGGCGACTCGACCGGCTTCAAGTGCGCTATCGCCTCTTCCACGAGCGTTTCGGTGTCCGGCCGCGGGATGAGCACGCCCGGCTCAACGTCGAGTTCGAGGTTGAAGAAGTACGCTTTGCCGACGAGGTACTGGATCGGCTCATGCTCGCCGGCACGCTTCACCAGATCGCGGAACTCGGTGAGTTCGTCGGTGGCGAGGGGACGGTCGTGGTCGGTGTAGAGCTGAATCCGCCGGAGCGAAAGCACGTGCCCGAGCAACATCTCCGCCGAGAGCCGGGGGCTGTCGATACCCTTGCGATCGAGGAATGAGGTTGTCCATTCGATGAGTCGGCGGACCGTCCATGTCTCCGTTGCCGGCATGGCGTGAGCGTAGCGCATGACGAGCCGAACGCCCACGGTTAGGATGACGGCGATGCCCTCCGATGCCTCACCCCTCGGCCAACGCATCCGCGACGCGCGGCAAGGGCTCGGGCTCACACTCGACGAAGTCGCCGGACGCACGGGCATCTCCAAGCCCTACCTGTCGCTCATCGAAACCGGCCGTGTGAGTAACCCGCCGAGCACGGAAAAACTCGAAGCACTCGAACGGGCTTTGGGACTGCCGCCAAGAGTGCTGGTTCATCATGCGGAGTTGATGCGGACGCCGCCGCATGTGCGGAGTGTGTTGGCGAAGCTGCTCAAGGCCGGCGAGAACGACGAAGGCCTCGACCTGGACGCGGCATACCTTGACGGCTTGCTCCACGATGCGGCCGAGTCGACCGGCAACGTCGGCGAACCCGTCGAGCTGCAGCGCGGCGTGCCGATCATCAACAAGGTCGCCGCCGGCTATCCGCACGACTTCACCGACCTCGACTACCCGCCACGCGTCGCCGACGACTACCTCGCCGTCCCCGGGCTCAACGACCCCGACGCCTTCGCCACCCGCGTCCACGGCGACTCGATGCAGCCCAAGTACAACGAGGGCGACATCGTCGTGTTTTCCCCCGCCCTCGCCCCCCGGCCCGGCGACGATTGCTTCGTCCGCTTCGCCGACGGCACGACCACGTTCAAGCGCGTTTTCCCCGAAGACGACGCGGTCCGCCTACAACCACGCAACGAGAAGTACCGATCGCAGACGATCGCGATGGGTGAAGTCGCCGGCATATACCGCGCCGTCTACCGCTTCGAACGCGTTGACAAGTAACGGCGGCTTGGCACGTTCGCTTCAGCGAACACGCTCGCCCTACCATTACCCTAATGGCTAAAACCCGCTCCCAGTTCCTCTGCAACTCGTGCGGCAGCGTGCATCCGAAGTGGATGGGCAAGTGCCCGGACTGCGGGACGTGGGATTCGCTCGAAGAGTTCAAGGAGGCGAAGACCGACGCGCGGGACGCCGTGGGTGTTCGCAGTACGGGGGACTTGGCCGGCGGTGCGGAAGCGTTGACGCTCGACGCGATCGACACGGCCGACGCGCCGCGAATCACGACCGGCATCGGCGAGTTCGATCGCGTGCTCGGCGGCGGGTTCGTCGCGGGGTCGGCGGTGCTTGTCGGAGGGGAGCCGGGAATCGGGAAGTCGACGCTCCTGCTACAAGCCGCGGCAGAGCTCGCCAAGCACGGCACGCCGGTCATGTACGTCACCAGCGAAGAGTCCGCCCGACAGACCAAGCTGCGTGCCGAGCGGCTCGGCCTGGCGAAGACCGACAGCCTACGAATCTTGGCCGAGACCAACCTCGAACGCGTCCGCCATCAGCTCGACAAGCACAAACCCGCCGTCGCGATCGTCGACTCGATCCAGATGGTGTACAAGCCCGACCTCCCCGCAGCGCCCGGTTCGGTCACGCAGCTGCGCGACGGATGCATGGACCTGGTCTACCACGCCAAGCGGACCGGCTGCGCGATCGGCATCGTCGGCCACGTCACCAAGCAAGGCACCCTCGCCGGCCCGAAGATCATCGAGCACATCGTCGACACCGTCATCTACTTCGAAGGCGACCGCTTCCACAGCCACCGCATCGTCCGCGGCATCAAAAACCGCTTCGGCTCCACCCACGAAGTTGGCCTGTTCGAGATGACCGGCACCGGACTCGCCGAGGTCAAAGACCCCGCCGGGCTGTTCGCGACGCAGCATCCCGACGGCGCGCCCAGCGGCTCGGTGCTGACGTGCGTCTCGCAAGGCTCACGTTCGTTGCTTGTCGAAGTTCAAGCACTCACCGCCAGCAGCGTCGTCGGCGCCGCACGTCGCAAGGTCAGCGGCATCTCCGCCGACCGCGTGTCGATGATCATCGCGGTGCTCGAAAAACGCTGTGATGTGCGTCTCGCGGCAGACGACGTGTTCGTCAACATCGCCGGCGGCGTAAAGATCGCCGAACCCGCGGCCGACCTCGCCGTCGCCCTTGCCATCGCATCGGCCCACTTCAATCGCCCACTCCCGCCCGGCACCCTCGCCCTCGGCGAGCTCGGCCTCGGCGGTGAAGTCCGCCCCGTCCCCCAGATCGAAGGCCGCCTCAAGGAAGCCGCCCGCCTCGGCGTCGGCCACGCCGTCGTCCCCCCACTGCCCACCAAACCCGCCCTCAAAGGCACCGCCCTCCACGAAGTCCGCCGCCTCCAGCAGGCGATGGGCGATCTGGTGTGAGTGACTCGATGACCGAACTTCCGTTAGGATCAAACACGCATGACCATCTCGGGGGCAAAGCTCGGTAAGACCATTCGGGGGTTTGGCATCGTCGGACTCGTGGGCGGGGTCGCGACGTCGCTCGGCATCGATATCGCCGGCTTTCTCGGAACCCCTGGCGATCCCAACCTACTCGCCGGCTCGATCGCCGGACTCGTCGGCGGGTCGGCGGCGGTGGTCGACCTCTTTAACCAATCCTCACAAGGCAAAACGCTGCAACGGGCCGCGCGCTATCTGAAGGCGCTCGGCCGTGAACGGGCGGTGGATCTCGAGGCAATCGCCGACGCACTACGCCAAGCCGGCGTTGCCGAGCATATCGTCGCCGACCACACCAGCAAGGGTCCGCTGCACGGCATGCTCGTCTTGATCCACCTCGATCAGAAGAAGCAGCTCGACGCATTCCTCGACAAGCACCGCGAGCTAGCCAACGAACTTACCAAAGCCCTGGCCGATCGTGTCGAACAGCTGCGGATCCTCGGCTCGATCGCTCTCAGCGAACTGCTCGCGCTGCAGAAGGTGCAAGACGAGCGGCACGAGCAGGTCATGACCGCCGTCGCGGAGCTGCAACGGTTCGCGCGTGAATCGAAGAAGCGCCCCGTCCTCGACCTTGTCGACTTACGTTGGGACGAGAAGCGTCGCGACATCGACAACCCCTTCGTCGCATCCGCGCGGCGTGTGCCGATGGTTGGAAGATCCGCGGAAATGGCTGAGCTCTGGCATTTCCTCAACGAAGACGACGGACCGAACACCCGTTGGTGGCTGTGGCATGGCCCGGGCGGCTACGGCAAAACGCGTCTCGCGCTCGAACTCTGTTTCGAGGCGGCCGCGCGTAGCTGGTATGCCGGCTTTCTGCCCCGAGACTCGAAGTTTGAAGCATGGGACGAGGCCACGTTCGACAAGCCGACGCTCATCGTCGTCGACTACGTCGCCGAGCGACCGAAGGCGGTGGCCAGTGCGATCGCGGCCCTGTGCAAACGTGCGAAAACGATCGGCCAACGCATTCGCTTCCTACTGCTGGAACGCTCACCGGACGATCAGTGGCGAACGACGTTCAACACCGAGCCCGACTCGACCGGCGAGGTGTTGCTGCGCCAAGCGAACTGGCAGAACGACCCCAACGACAACAGCGGCCGACGAATCGAGACAATCGCGACGAAACACCTCTGGGACGCGATGCGTTATGTCTTCGATCTCCGTGAGATCGAAACACTTGCCGCCTTCCAGACGCTCCGCGCTTTGCAGCGAATCGACCCCGAACGCCGACCGCTGTACGCGGCCCTCGCCGCAGACGCGATCGCCGATGTCGGCTTGGACAAAGCCCAACAG
The window above is part of the Planctomycetota bacterium genome. Proteins encoded here:
- a CDS encoding glycosyltransferase, which gives rise to MTNAPKRIDLHCHSDASNKTGEAMLNMISCPESYSRPQDVYAQALRRGMDFVTLTDHDTIAGALRIADMPDVLVGEEVTVRFPEDGCKIHLLVFGHTQAQHDELQAMRDNIYDVANYLLKHNLAHSVAHPIYRQNDMLFRWHLERMLLLFKGFECLNGAHSPVHREAFEPLLDKLTESEIERLAHVHGIDPLWPEPHVKSRTAGSDDHGQLNIGRTYTEFPADTETVEDVLEALRTGRTAPGGESGSTPKLAHQFYGVAMRYYAAERNKERKASLAKDLLNTLTGHAPMPSKTRLAWTLAKSKVRKSLALRKEPDRGTKKLGGMFFRAARRHSGDHPELWTALREGLPPLGEHEKFFELVNSINRDVSSDLVEELFDAFRNGQFARLFDGFGAVLAHQFVLAPYYFALFHQNKERKLLPEITRQTKPMTAGNLKVGLFTDTLDEINGVGRFIRDMGVQAGRIGRDLTIHTSVAKPVFDVPNRRNFEPLLSRPMPYYAESDLSLNIPPLLEMLEFVDRQQYDVIHISTPGPVGIVGYAAAKMLRVPVLMTYHTDFPAYVQELTGDHRIAGNCRRAMSWLYGQAAAVFSRSVAYQYNLRELGVAEEKLRLITPGIDTEKFRPQPTDLWDTLPHADRPNKLLYVGRVSVEKNLPLLVETFKQLAAVRNDVRLVVAGVGPYLETMKAELAGLPVHFTGGLDDEQLRPLYAGADLFVFPSRTDTLGQVVMEAQASALPAIVSETGGPRETIEDNITGLVRPATDPTVWTNAINELLDQPGKLAAMRVAAEQRRSRWSLERTFEGFWAEHLAAVVPPPTSDHHAVPTPVQPPMPA
- the radA gene encoding DNA repair protein RadA, which translates into the protein MAKTRSQFLCNSCGSVHPKWMGKCPDCGTWDSLEEFKEAKTDARDAVGVRSTGDLAGGAEALTLDAIDTADAPRITTGIGEFDRVLGGGFVAGSAVLVGGEPGIGKSTLLLQAAAELAKHGTPVMYVTSEESARQTKLRAERLGLAKTDSLRILAETNLERVRHQLDKHKPAVAIVDSIQMVYKPDLPAAPGSVTQLRDGCMDLVYHAKRTGCAIGIVGHVTKQGTLAGPKIIEHIVDTVIYFEGDRFHSHRIVRGIKNRFGSTHEVGLFEMTGTGLAEVKDPAGLFATQHPDGAPSGSVLTCVSQGSRSLLVEVQALTASSVVGAARRKVSGISADRVSMIIAVLEKRCDVRLAADDVFVNIAGGVKIAEPAADLAVALAIASAHFNRPLPPGTLALGELGLGGEVRPVPQIEGRLKEAARLGVGHAVVPPLPTKPALKGTALHEVRRLQQAMGDLV
- the prmC gene encoding peptide chain release factor N(5)-glutamine methyltransferase, whose protein sequence is MPATETWTVRRLIEWTTSFLDRKGIDSPRLSAEMLLGHVLSLRRIQLYTDHDRPLATDELTEFRDLVKRAGEHEPIQYLVGKAYFFNLELDVEPGVLIPRPDTETLVEEAIAHLKPVESPTVLDLCTGTGSVALAIAMQISTARVVAVDIADEAVALARRNVEKHGLGDRVEVVAGDLFAPVAGCTFDAVVANPPYIATDQLVGLDRNVRDHEPMLALDGGPDGLDPHRRILAEADSFLEPGGLLALEIAFDQGENALALAQGFPSFTDRQIVRDLARRPRVLTMHLAS
- a CDS encoding XRE family transcriptional regulator, with the translated sequence MPSDASPLGQRIRDARQGLGLTLDEVAGRTGISKPYLSLIETGRVSNPPSTEKLEALERALGLPPRVLVHHAELMRTPPHVRSVLAKLLKAGENDEGLDLDAAYLDGLLHDAAESTGNVGEPVELQRGVPIINKVAAGYPHDFTDLDYPPRVADDYLAVPGLNDPDAFATRVHGDSMQPKYNEGDIVVFSPALAPRPGDDCFVRFADGTTTFKRVFPEDDAVRLQPRNEKYRSQTIAMGEVAGIYRAVYRFERVDK
- the trpD gene encoding anthranilate phosphoribosyltransferase codes for the protein MRELLSKLIGGEHLTAEETRWAFEQIMSGTAEPIAVGALLAGLACRGPAASELVGAATVMREKARKINAGDFDPVLDTCGTGGDVTGTFNISTAAALIAAAAGVKVVKHGNRSASSKSGSADVLECLGVYLDAPSHVERQCLEEANICFAFARNHHPAMRNVAEIRQKLGVPTLFNLLGPLTNPGGAGYQLLGVFAPDLTEIMAHALKELGTKRAWVCHGHSGLDELSTLSRTQISEVRDGQVTTWTLDPADLGLKTPELSDLQVDGPAASAKAIEAIFEGETGPRRDIALLNAAGALVVVGKANDLADGMTQAAATIDDGRAKATLQALIRASK
- a CDS encoding aldo/keto reductase, whose product is MALQRRTLGKTHLDVSVLGWGCAPVSFLKTDADRAERVAHTLLDAGVNLIDTATAYPGSHQFIGKHLADRRDEFVIVSKVGTPGGDGDAFAPEKLKKQVDAALAGMKTDRVDVMLIHSCDLHTLEMDEALGALVECRDAGKILHVGYSGDNEAAAFACRLPDIAVLETSVNIADQANIDSALAKASTHNVGVIAKRPVANAAWKHVDDREGLYKKYAATYADRLDKMNLDPAAHGFEWAELALRFTLAQPITCAITGTTNPDHAAANLDLAAKGPLDDDVVTAIRRAFADAADNWTAQM